The following is a genomic window from Amycolatopsis sp. BJA-103.
TGGAACTGCGACAACCTGTCCGGCGACCACCGGCGGACGCTCAAGTCCGGCGATGACTCGAACAACTACTGGAAGGACACCGACTGCGTCAGGTCGGTCAAGTGCAAGATCATCTTCCGCGGCGAGTCCTACAAGCCCGGTGAGTGGATCCGGCTGTACAACCCGACCTGGTTCTACAACGTCAACTGCTGACCGGGCATGACCCAGGGGATCGCGCGGTGACCTTGCCACCGAATGGTGCAGGGCACCGCGCGGTCACCCGTTGACTGGGAGTTTAAGAACCTTTTACACTGCGATCGTTAGGAAACTTACTTAACGAAGCGACTCCGGCCGACCCGACGCCGCCCACGCCGGTACTCGCGACTCCGCAACGTCGAGGAGTTCGCATGAAACGGAGAACACCCCTGGCCGGTGTCGCGGTGGCGACCCTGGCCCTGCTGGGGCAGACACTGATCTCTTCGGGCACCGCCGCACAAGCGGAATCTCTGCTGTCCGCGGGCAAACCGACCACGACCTCATCGGTCGAGGGCTCCGGCTTCGAGGGCGCCAACGCCGTCGACGGGAGCGCCACGACCAGGTGGGCGAGCGAGGAGGCGGTCGATCCGCAGTGGATCGCCGTGGACCTCGGCAGCGCCGCGACCGTCACCAAGGTCAAACTGACCTGGGAAGCCGCCTACGCCAAGACCTACAAGATCCAGGGCTCGGCCGACGGCAGGACCTGGACCGACATCAAGTCGGTCACCGGCGGTGACGGCGCCGTCGACGAACACCCGGGCCTCAACGCCTCCGCACGCCACCTCCGCGTCCACGGTACGGCTCGCGGTACGACCTACGGTTACTCGTTGTGGGAGCTGGAGGTCTACGGCGACCGCGTCGGCGGCGGCGACACGCAGGCGCCGACGGTGCCCACGGGCCTCGCCGCGACGGCGACCACCGCGGACAGCGTCACCCTCGGCTGGACCGCGTCGACCGACAACGTCGGGGTCGCCGAGTACGAGGTGCTCCGCGACGGGAACGTCGTCGGAACCACGGCGACGACCACCTACGCCGACAGCGGGCTGGCGTCCGGAGCGGAGTTCGGCTACTCCGTGCGAGCACGGGACGCGGCGGGCAACGTCTCCGCGGCGAGTCCGGTGATCAGGGCCGCGACCAAACCCGGGGGCACCGGCGCCGTCACCATCGCACTGGCGGGTGACATCGCCAACCCCGAACTCTTCTCCACACACCAGGGAACGGCGAACCAGGTCGCCAAGATCAACCCGCAGTACGTGCTGACCGTGGGCGACAACCAGTACCACAAGGGCACCATCTCCGAGTACCGCGCCCACTACGACAAGACGTGGGGCAAGTTCAAGAGCATCACCAAACCCACGACGGGCAACCACGAGTGGGACGACCAGCTCAGGGGATACAAGGAGTACTTCGGCGCGATCGCGTACCCGAAGGGCTTGCCGTACTACAGCTACGACATCGGTGACTTCCACTTCGTCGCGATGGACTCGAACCCGATCTACACCGGCGGTGGTTCCGAACAGGTGGCCTGGCTGCGCGACGACCTGGCGAAGAACACCAAGTCCTGCGTCATCGGGTACTGGCACCACCCGCGCTTCAACTCGGGAAACTCCGGTGACAAGAAGCAGATGGCGCCGCTGTGGAACGAGATGGCCAAGGCGAAGGCGGACGTGGTGTTCACCGGGCACGACCATCATTACGAGCGGACGAAGCCGCTGGACGTCAACGGGCACGTCGACGAGGCGAACGGCGTGCGGTCGGTGATCGCCGGCATCGGCGGCGACTACCTCTACACCGACTACAAGGCGCGCGAAGGTGTCGAGAAGATCCTCGCCAAGCACGGCGTGATGAAGCTGGTGCTGAACGGAAAGTCGTATTCCTGGGAGATCTACGACACCGCAGGGAAGGTGCTCGACAAGGCAGGTCCGTACACCTGCCGCTGACGGCCGCGGTCCGGTGCCGTGCGCGGCACCGGACCCGGCTTGCTGTCCACGACGACGTAGGCCCATCCAGGAGTACAGGTGAATCGAATGGTGAAGCCGGGCATCGCCGCGATCGCGGCGATCGTCCTGCTCGCTCAGCCCGTGACCGCGTCCAGCGCCACGGCCGGACCGGTGGAATCACTGCTGTCGGTCAACAAACGCACCACCACGTCCACGGTCGAGAACGAGAGTTTCGGCGGCGCGCTCGCCGTCGACGGTGATTCGACGACCCGCTGGGCGAGCCTGGAGGGCGATCCACAGTGGATCGCGGTCGACCTCGGCGGTCCCGCGGACATCAGCCGGGTCAAGATCTTCTGGGAATCGGCCCACGCGAAGGACTATCAGATCCAGGCATCCGACGACGGCCAGACCTGGCGAGACGTCAAGACCGTCGTGGCCAGCAACGGCGGCCTCGACGAGTTCGCCGGCCTGAACACCTCCGCGAGGCACGTCCGGATCTTCAGCACCGCACGGGCGACCGAGTACGGGTACTCGCTGTGGGAACTGGAGGTCTACGGCGTCCGGACCGGCGACGGCGACATCCAGCCGCCGTCGGTGCCGACCGGGCTCCGGCAGAAGTCGTCCACCACCGAGAGCATCACGCTCGGCTGGAACCCGGCGAACGACAACGTCGGCGTCGTCGAGTACGAGGTGCTGCGCAACGGCAACGTCATCGGCCGGTCGGCGACGACCTCCTACACCGATACGTCGCTGGCGTCGGGTTTCGACTTCCAGTACGCGGTGCGGGCGCGGGACGCGGCGGGGAACCTGTCCGGATCGACCTCGCCGGTGAAGGCGTCGACCCGGCCTTCGGCGTCCGATGGCATCGTCATCGCCCTCGCCGGCGACATCGCGAAAGCGGAACTGCCGTCGGAGCACCAGCGGACGGCGGAGCTGGTGGGCAAGATCAAACCCCGGTACGTGCTGACGGTCGGCGACAATCAGTACGTCGACGGCACCATCGAAGAGTTCCGGTCCTACTACGACAAGACCTGGGGCAAGTTCAAGAGGATCACCAAACCGACGCCGGGCAACCACGAGTGGAACAACGACCTGGCGGGATACAAGCAGTACTTCGGGAAGATCGCGACACCCAAGGGAAAGCCGTACTACAGCTTCGACGTCGGCGCCTTCCACTTCGTCGCGCTGGATTCGGACCCGGTGTACAACGGCGGCGGCGCCGAACAGGTGGCTTGGTTGCGCAAGGACCTCGCGAGGACCAAGAAGTCCTGTGTCGTCGGATATTGGCATCATCCGCGGTTCAATTCCGGGAACGCCGGAGACGCGAAGAGCATCGCGCCGCTGTGGAACGAGCTGGCCAAAGCGAAGGCGGACGTCGTCTTCGCCGGGCACGATCACCACTACGAGCGGACGAAGCCCCTGGACGTCAACGGGCACGTCGACGAGGCCAACGGCGTGCGGTCGGTCATCGCCGGGATCGGCGGCGACAGCCTGTACCTCGACTACAAGGCCCGGGAAGGCGTCGAGAAGATCTTGGGCAAGCACGGGGTGATGAAGCTGGTGCTCAAGGGAAAGACCTATTCCTGGGAGATCATCGGCACCAACGGGGAACTGCTCGACAAAGCAGGCCCGTACCGCTGCCGGTGACGGGGAAGGAGACGGCGTGAAGCTTCCGGTGAAGTTCGTCGTGGCGCTGGCGGGTGTCGTCGCACTCGCCGCCGCCTCGGTGGTGTACGTGATGCAGGCCAAGGCGAACAGCCCCGAGCGGCAGACGTCAGACGTGGCGATCGAGGTGGATTCCGCACAACCCGTTTCGCTGGGGGAGCGGGGGAGGCTGCTGTTCCGCAACGGTGCTCCGGGGCCGGGATACGGCAACGTCGCCTCGGTCCCCGTCTTCGAACCAGGGAGCCCGCGACGAATCAGTTCGCTCGCTTGCGAGCGGTTCTACACCGCGGCGGACGGCGGCCTGTGCCTGGCGAAAGAACCCACGCCGATGGCCGGCGCGGTCGCCCGGTTCGTCGACGCCGCGCTCGGCGAGGTCAAGCGGGTGGACGTCCCCGGAATCCCCAACCGCGCCAAGCTTTCGCCCGGCGGCCGGATGGGCAGCTGGACCACCTTCGTCACCGGCGACTCCTACTCGAAACCCGGCACCTTCTCGACCCGGACGGCCATCATGGACCGCGAGCGGAACGAGCTGTCGAGCAACATCGAGGGCATCCCGCTGCGGATCGGAGACGAGCAGCACCGCGGCGAGGACGTCAACTACTGGGGTGTCACCTTCGCCCCCGACGAGCGGACGTTCTTCGCCACGGTCGCCACCGGCGGGCGGACATTCCTGGTGCAGGGCGACAACGAGGCGTGGAAGGCGCGCACCCTGCGGGAGAACGCGGAATGCCCGTCGCTGTCGCCGGACGGCACGAAACTCGCGTTCAAGAAGCGCGTGGCGGACGGCGATGCCCGGCCTTGGCGGGAGCACGTGCTGGACCTGGCTACGATGCGGGAGACCCCGCTCGCGGAGACGCGCAGCGTGGACGACCAGGTGGTCTGGCTCGACAAGGACACGATCGCCTACAGCCTGCCACGGGGGAGCGGCAAGGAAAGCGACATCTGGTCCGTGCCGGCCGACGGCACCGGAGGGGCGCGGCTGCTGGTTCCCCTGGCTTCGTCGCCGTCGGTCACCGTCGGGGCTCGGTAGCTCCGAAATGGAAAGGCATTGTGTATGACGAGTCGGTTCGAATGGGTGGCCATCGACAGCGTGGATCCGCGGCGATTGGCGGATTTCTGGTGCGGCGTACTGGGCTATGTCATTTATCAGGACACGAACGGCGCCGCGGTCGAGATCGGACCCGATCCGGAGGAGCCGGACGAACAGCGGTTGGCCGCGTTGCGTGGCGGGCCCGCTGTGCCGAGCATGGTCTTCGTCCGTGTTCCCGAGGCCAAGACCATCGCCAAGAACCGGCTGCATTTCGAGGTCTGCCCGATCGACAGTGACCAGCAGACCGAACTCGAGCGGTTGCTCGCGCTCGGCGCGTCCAAGACGGATGTGGGACAGGGAGACGGTCGGCCCTGGGTGGTACTTGCCGACCCGGAAGGAAACGAGTTCTGCCTGGCACGCAGCCTCGCGCCGGGGGAGTTCGACCTGTAGTCCGGAGTTGCCGGGCCGCTGTCCGGGATGGCACAGGGAAGTTTCTGAGTCGCTCCGGCGCAGGTCCGCCCGGCGAGGCCGGCCGCTGCCAGGTGGGCGACGGACGCCGCTCCCGAAACGATCGCACAGGATGTGGTCAAAAGGGATTCACCTCCACCTCGGGTTGCTGCACAGTGTGCCTGGTGACTCCTGCGAACGACGACCGGACACTGCTCATCGTCGGCTCCTACACCGCCGCGAGCAACGCCGATGGCGAAGGCATCGGCACCTTCTGGCGCGACGGGCGGACCGGGCGACTGACCCCGGCGGGCTCGCTCGAACTGGATTCGCCGAGCTGGCTGACCCCGCACCCGACGCTGCCGGTGCTCTACGCCGCGAACGAAACGGCCGAAGGCGCGATCACCGCCGTGGCGGTCGGCGAGGACGGCACCCTCGAGGCCCTGAACTCGCTCCCGACCGGCGGGGCCGATCCGTGCCATCTGGGGATCACTCCCGATGGCCGGTTCCTGGTGTGCGCGAACTACAGCGGCGGCAGCCTGGCCGTGTTCGCACTGGGGCCCGACGGCGTTCCCACCGTGCGCACAGCGCTGGTCCAGCACGAGGGCACCGGACCCAACACGGAGCGGCAGGAAGCCGCACACGTGCACATGGCCGTGGTCGACGAGACCGGGACGCTGGTCAGCGCGGTCGACCTGGGCACCGACGAGATCCGCAGCTACCGCCTCGGCGAAGAAGGCGAACTGATCCCCGTCTCGGTGTCGGCGCTGCCCGCCGGGACCGGTCCCCGGCAGCTGGTCCGGCGCCCGGGCACGAACCACGCATACGTCGTCGGTGAACTGGCCGCCTCGTTGGTGACAGTGCGCGAAGAACCGCCAGGCACGTTCTCCGTGGAGAACTCGACTCCCGCGACGCTCGAGCCCGGCGGCGAGAACCTCCCAGGACAGCTCGTCCTGCACGGCGATCGGCTCTTCCTGTCGAACCGTGGCCCCGAAACGATCACGGAGTTCGCTTTCGACGGTGTCCTCCCGAAGGCCGTCGCCGATCACGGGACCGGCGAATGGCCACGACATTTCTCCGTCGTCGGCGAGCATTGTTATGTCGCGTCGCAGAGTGAACACGTGGTCCAAGCCTACGAACTCGCGACCTGGCGCTTGATCGGCAGCTATCCGATCGGAAGCCCGGCATTCGTCGGCCCTTGGCGGCACTGATTCCGATCAGCGGGACCTCCTTTCTTTTGAGGGCGAATTAAGGTCTTGACGCAACTGGTTCAGACCATGACACTGAACCACGCGCCGCCGGTGACCTGGCTCACACCCGCCCGAGGAGAACCATGTCCCTACCGAGGAAACTGCTCGCCCTGACCACGCTCGTCCCGTTGGCACTGGGCCTTCTCAGTGCCCCTGCGCAAGCAGCACCGGCCACGTTCACCCACCCAGGCGTACTGGTCAGCCGCCCGCAACTGGACTTCGTGCGCACCAAGGTCCAGGCCGGCGCGCAACCGTGGAAACAGGCCTACAACGCGATGATGTCGAGCTCGTACGCCTCATTGTCCCGGTCACCGAAACCGCGCGCCGTCGTCGAATGCGGCCCCTATTCGAATCCGAATCTCGGCTGTACCGATGAACGGCAAGACGCGATCGCGGCGTATTCCCTTTCCCTCGCCTGGTACATCACGCGCGACGCGAAATACGCGACGAAGGCGATCGAGATCATGGACGCCTGGTCCGCGGTCTTGAAGGACCACACGAACAGCAACGCGCCCCTGCAATCAGCGTGGTCGGCCTCCTCGTGGCCACGTGCGGCGGAGATCATCAAGCACACCTACACCGGCTGGCCGAATTCCGGCCGCTTCGGCACCATGCTCCGGACCGTGTACCTGCCCGAGGTGATCAACGGCAGTCACAGCAACGGAAACTGGGAACTCAGCATGACCGAGGCCGCGATCGGCATCTCGGTGTTCCTCGACGACAAGGCGAGCTACGACAAGGCCGTCGCGAAGTTCCGCACCCGCGTCCCCGCCTACCTCTACCTGACCAGCGACGGCGCGCTCCCGAAGACCGCGCCCGGCAGCGGCCTGGACACCCGCGACAAGATCGTGAAGTACTGGCAAGGCCAGACGACGTTCGTCAACGGCCTCTCGCAGGAGACCTGCCGCGACTTCACCCACACCGGCTACGGCCTCGCCGCCATCGCGAACTTCGCCGAGACCAGCCGCATCCAGGGCCAGGACCTCTATCCCGAGATCGCCGACCGCCTCCGCGAAGGTCTCGGCTTCCACGCGAAGTACCAGATGGGCGCCGCCGTCCCGTCGTGGCTCTGTGGCGGCAGCCTGAAGCTCGGCCTCGGCCCGATCACCGAGGTCGGCTACAACCACCTCCACGCGCGCCTCGGACACACCATGAGCAACACCGAGGCCCTCACCCTCCGCCAGCGCCCGGCGGGTACCAACAGCCTGTTCGTCTCCTGGCAGACCCTCACGCACGCCGACAACCCACAGTGACTCCGTGAGGGCCGCCCGATTGCGGCAGGGTGGCTCTCACGGTCCGTTTTCCCAGCTCAGACACACAGTGACCCCTGGTTGCAAGGCCCTGTTCGGGACCCGCTAAAGTACTCATATCGCACTCCACGGAGTGCGGGTCCGGGCTGTGGCGCAGTTTGGTAGCGCACTTGACTGGGGGTCAAGGGGTCGCAGGTTCGAATCCTGTCAGCCCGACCGGAAGACGCAAGGCCCGTGAGCAGCATACCCACTGCTCACGGGCCTTCTTCGTGATCAAGGTCGGTCGTGAAGTTGATCTTGAATGCATCCTGTCGGGGCAGGGCGGGCATTGCGCACGACTTCACGGTCCGCGTTCGGAGCTTTCTTATTGATCGAGTTCGCGGAGCGGCCGAGGCGAGCGGAGCCGGATCACCCCGCTGTACGGATTCCCGTTCAGGGGCGTTTCGCCGTAGAGGCTCTGGTCTGGTTTTCGCGGTGTCGGCTGAGGTGCCGCCTCTTCGGGGAAAGCGGTTTGCCGAGTACCTCGTGCATCCTGTCGAAGTCCTTGGACTCCGCGACCAGCGCCGCTCTTTCGGTGCCAGGAGCCAGAACACCATAGGCCTTCAGCAGGTTCGAGTGCTTGTCCTTCGCGCTGGACAACACCATGACCCGGTAGCCCAGGGCCAGCTGCAACAAGCCACAGACGACTAGCAAGATGACCAGCGCCGACCCCGACAGGTAATCGTCCTCAGTGGCCACCCATGCTCCGGCGAGTAACACACATATCTGGGCAGGAGCCGTCTGGAGGCTCCTCCAGTAATCGAGCTTCCGCCCGAAGTGCTGCTCGGCGCGCCGATGCTCCGCCTTGACCTGCTCGGGTAGCGGGTACTCGTAGCGGTAAGGCGGACCAGACGGATCCGGGAACTCCTCCACGAGAGGAGAATACGCTCAAAGAAGCACCGTGTAGTCCCTTTGCGCTGCGAACCACGGCCGTGCGACATAAATGGTCTTAGCTCGCCGCGGTGGCCCTGATCGGGTTGCCCGGGAGGCCCGTGTATGCCGCGAGCAAGGGACTTTGGTCGCGCTCGGCCGGCGGCTGGTCCGCGACCAAGGAGCCCGGGGTGCCGGTGACGAAACACCGGCACCCCGGGAACCTTTACTTCAGCGAGTTGTCCACTGTGGTCATGAGGGATCCGGTGTCACCCGACATCTCCCATGCCATGACTCCGAGCAGTCCTCTGGTCTTGAGCCAGGCGACCTTCTGCTGGATGGACCAGGCGTCGTCGAAGGTCCACCATTGCCCGCCGTTGCCCGTATAGCACGCCGTGGCCACGGCCGCGGTGTCGTGCTGGACAGTGCAGTTCGGGACACTGGCCAAGAGATTCGCGTAGCCACGAGTACCTGCTTCCTCGGGGAACTGGCCCGGCGCGGCTCCGGTCGCGCTCTGCCATTCGCCCTTCTTTCCGCCGTCCGCGACCCCTTGCCATCCTCGCCCGTAGAAGGCGAGCCCGAGGGTCAGTTTCCGTGGATTGGCCCCGGCGTTGGTGTAGGCGTTGATCGCCGACTCCACACTGAACTTGAAGTTGTACGGGTCGTCCGCGTCGGCGTAGAGGTTCCCCTGATGGCCGGTGCGGTTCGGCTCCCACGAGTTGTCGCTGCCCGAGCCGTGGAAGTCGTAGCCCTGCACGTTGGCGACGTCGAGGTAGTCGAAGATCTTCGGGATCTCCCAGCCACCGCTCACCTTCGCCGGGTCGGCGGGGGTGAACGCCTGCAGTTCGTACCGCTTGCCGGTGGTGGCGCCGTAGGCGTCCATCTGCGTGCGGAACTCGGCCAGCAGGGCCGTCAGATTCGTCTTGTCGTTGGCGCTCCAGTGGTTTCCGGGATGCCCGTCCGGACTGCCCGGCCACTCCCAGTCGATGTCGATGCCGTCGAAGATGCCCGCGGCCGTTCCCGGCCCGCCGGCCCCGCCGTACGCCTTGATGTTCCCCTTCAGGTAGGTGTCGATGCACGACGCGACGAACTTCTGCCGCGACGCGGCGGTGGCCGCGACGTCGGAGAAGTACTTCGAGTAGGTCCAGCCGCCCAAGGAGATGAGAATCTTCAGATTCGGGTTCTTGACCTTGAGCTTCTTGAGCTGGTTGAAGTTGCCGCGCAACGTTTCCCAGCCGGTGTCGCCGACGCCGTCGACGGACTGGGCGGCGGACATCGGCCGTGAGTAGTCGGCTTCCGCGTCGCCCGCGCCATCACCCTGGTTCGGGTCCTGGGGATTGGACGTCGTTCCCTTGGTGACACCCGAAAGGCAGGTGTGGTTGACCGGGTCGATGTTGCCGAACGCGTACAGCAGATGCGTCAGCTTGCTCGCGGATCCGTTGGTCACCAGGTTCTTGACGAAGAACTGGCGGCCGTAGATACCCCACTGGACGAAGTAGCCGACCCGGGCGTACCCGTTCACGATGTCGCCGGTGCGAGCGCTGACGGCGGCGCTCGCCGCGGAGACGTTGTCGTACCCGTCACGGGCTTTGACCGTGAAAGAGTACGAAGTGGACGGTGAAAGCCCGCTCACCGTCGCGGTCGTCCCGGCCACCGTGGTGACGAGGTCCGCGCCGCGGTAGACGTCGTAGGAGACGACGCCGGTGTTGTCGGTGGACGCGTTCCACGCCAGGGAGACCGAGCTCGACGTGACCGCGGTCGAGCGGAGGTTCGACGGCGCCGTCGGTGCCTGGGTGTCGTCGCCCGGGTTGTTGGTGGTCACCGCGAGCGCCGGGGTGGGCGGGGACTTGGCGTCCTTCCGGTCCTTGGCGACGACGGTGAAGCTGTAGGCCGTGTTCGGCGTCAACCCGGTGATCCGTGCTTCGGTGCCGGTGACCGACGCCGCCAGCGTGGTGCCCTGGTAGACGTCGTAGCCGGTGACGGGCAGCGAACCCGGTGCCGCCGCGTTCCAGGCCAGCGCGGCGGTCGTGGTCGTCTTGGCCACGAGGCGCAGGTTGGCCGGGGTCGACGGCGGGGCGTCGCCC
Proteins encoded in this region:
- a CDS encoding discoidin domain-containing protein; its protein translation is MVKPGIAAIAAIVLLAQPVTASSATAGPVESLLSVNKRTTTSTVENESFGGALAVDGDSTTRWASLEGDPQWIAVDLGGPADISRVKIFWESAHAKDYQIQASDDGQTWRDVKTVVASNGGLDEFAGLNTSARHVRIFSTARATEYGYSLWELEVYGVRTGDGDIQPPSVPTGLRQKSSTTESITLGWNPANDNVGVVEYEVLRNGNVIGRSATTSYTDTSLASGFDFQYAVRARDAAGNLSGSTSPVKASTRPSASDGIVIALAGDIAKAELPSEHQRTAELVGKIKPRYVLTVGDNQYVDGTIEEFRSYYDKTWGKFKRITKPTPGNHEWNNDLAGYKQYFGKIATPKGKPYYSFDVGAFHFVALDSDPVYNGGGAEQVAWLRKDLARTKKSCVVGYWHHPRFNSGNAGDAKSIAPLWNELAKAKADVVFAGHDHHYERTKPLDVNGHVDEANGVRSVIAGIGGDSLYLDYKAREGVEKILGKHGVMKLVLKGKTYSWEIIGTNGELLDKAGPYRCR
- a CDS encoding VOC family protein, with amino-acid sequence MTSRFEWVAIDSVDPRRLADFWCGVLGYVIYQDTNGAAVEIGPDPEEPDEQRLAALRGGPAVPSMVFVRVPEAKTIAKNRLHFEVCPIDSDQQTELERLLALGASKTDVGQGDGRPWVVLADPEGNEFCLARSLAPGEFDL
- a CDS encoding glycosyl hydrolase family 18 protein → MAAGRLRAAFTLTGTTGEYTVTNPSSETVADWSITFTVPAGVTATSGSNATVSQSGNQVTLVPAYYIKSLAPGRSTYPYSPSFRLSTAVNPTTCRIDDANCDGSGDAPPSTPANLRLVAKTTTTAALAWNAAAPGSLPVTGYDVYQGTTLAASVTGTEARITGLTPNTAYSFTVVAKDRKDAKSPPTPALAVTTNNPGDDTQAPTAPSNLRSTAVTSSSVSLAWNASTDNTGVVSYDVYRGADLVTTVAGTTATVSGLSPSTSYSFTVKARDGYDNVSAASAAVSARTGDIVNGYARVGYFVQWGIYGRQFFVKNLVTNGSASKLTHLLYAFGNIDPVNHTCLSGVTKGTTSNPQDPNQGDGAGDAEADYSRPMSAAQSVDGVGDTGWETLRGNFNQLKKLKVKNPNLKILISLGGWTYSKYFSDVAATAASRQKFVASCIDTYLKGNIKAYGGAGGPGTAAGIFDGIDIDWEWPGSPDGHPGNHWSANDKTNLTALLAEFRTQMDAYGATTGKRYELQAFTPADPAKVSGGWEIPKIFDYLDVANVQGYDFHGSGSDNSWEPNRTGHQGNLYADADDPYNFKFSVESAINAYTNAGANPRKLTLGLAFYGRGWQGVADGGKKGEWQSATGAAPGQFPEEAGTRGYANLLASVPNCTVQHDTAAVATACYTGNGGQWWTFDDAWSIQQKVAWLKTRGLLGVMAWEMSGDTGSLMTTVDNSLK
- a CDS encoding alginate lyase family protein; amino-acid sequence: MSLPRKLLALTTLVPLALGLLSAPAQAAPATFTHPGVLVSRPQLDFVRTKVQAGAQPWKQAYNAMMSSSYASLSRSPKPRAVVECGPYSNPNLGCTDERQDAIAAYSLSLAWYITRDAKYATKAIEIMDAWSAVLKDHTNSNAPLQSAWSASSWPRAAEIIKHTYTGWPNSGRFGTMLRTVYLPEVINGSHSNGNWELSMTEAAIGISVFLDDKASYDKAVAKFRTRVPAYLYLTSDGALPKTAPGSGLDTRDKIVKYWQGQTTFVNGLSQETCRDFTHTGYGLAAIANFAETSRIQGQDLYPEIADRLREGLGFHAKYQMGAAVPSWLCGGSLKLGLGPITEVGYNHLHARLGHTMSNTEALTLRQRPAGTNSLFVSWQTLTHADNPQ
- a CDS encoding discoidin domain-containing protein, whose translation is MKRRTPLAGVAVATLALLGQTLISSGTAAQAESLLSAGKPTTTSSVEGSGFEGANAVDGSATTRWASEEAVDPQWIAVDLGSAATVTKVKLTWEAAYAKTYKIQGSADGRTWTDIKSVTGGDGAVDEHPGLNASARHLRVHGTARGTTYGYSLWELEVYGDRVGGGDTQAPTVPTGLAATATTADSVTLGWTASTDNVGVAEYEVLRDGNVVGTTATTTYADSGLASGAEFGYSVRARDAAGNVSAASPVIRAATKPGGTGAVTIALAGDIANPELFSTHQGTANQVAKINPQYVLTVGDNQYHKGTISEYRAHYDKTWGKFKSITKPTTGNHEWDDQLRGYKEYFGAIAYPKGLPYYSYDIGDFHFVAMDSNPIYTGGGSEQVAWLRDDLAKNTKSCVIGYWHHPRFNSGNSGDKKQMAPLWNEMAKAKADVVFTGHDHHYERTKPLDVNGHVDEANGVRSVIAGIGGDYLYTDYKAREGVEKILAKHGVMKLVLNGKSYSWEIYDTAGKVLDKAGPYTCR
- a CDS encoding lactonase family protein — protein: MTPANDDRTLLIVGSYTAASNADGEGIGTFWRDGRTGRLTPAGSLELDSPSWLTPHPTLPVLYAANETAEGAITAVAVGEDGTLEALNSLPTGGADPCHLGITPDGRFLVCANYSGGSLAVFALGPDGVPTVRTALVQHEGTGPNTERQEAAHVHMAVVDETGTLVSAVDLGTDEIRSYRLGEEGELIPVSVSALPAGTGPRQLVRRPGTNHAYVVGELAASLVTVREEPPGTFSVENSTPATLEPGGENLPGQLVLHGDRLFLSNRGPETITEFAFDGVLPKAVADHGTGEWPRHFSVVGEHCYVASQSEHVVQAYELATWRLIGSYPIGSPAFVGPWRH